The region cgaacggagagaaaaatggcgtgtcgtttcgcgaaagtttcagaacaagaaattaaaacagtatttttttatccatctgatttggaaaattctaaaacaactatccccctcagggtcggggaagagcggtggatatatacctcgacgcttcgcttctcggtatatatccaccactattcacctccccttcgggggatagttgtatattattcaGCTTTCACCCACGATTCTGTCGTCtcgtttttattcaaattCTTAGAATAGAATTTGtagttttgaaattcaaatgatACAAATATCAGAAAACCAAATAGGATGATCTGGGTTTTAAGTTCAGATCTGCTGTACTACTCCTTTAATGCTTTTAATGCAAAGGTTTGAAATGTGTTGAAGCATGATAGATTTTTCTCATAAATTCTCACGACTTCAGTATTTCCAGGCCATACCGCTCAAAAACTGTATCATAGAGACTCTGATGACCAGGAAACATTGAATGTTAATTGGGTCCGTTAAATTaccgggactttcgagaaacgagccTCGGATCTTCTGGGTTTTCAACAAGGAAGCAGTGTCAAAGAGATAGGTTTCCCCGGCTCACATATCACCAGTGCATATAGGTATCCCCTCAAAAGTGCTGGGCAGTGATAAATCTGTCTCCCCACCGCTCTCCTTTGCATTGAAACTCACGGTAAAAATGCTATAATTAATAAACAAACGAGCACAGGACAATCGATACTTTTTCAGTTCGAATTTCGAGGAAGACGTTGATTGATTTATGTTGCAGGGTAGCAGACTCTATTCTTAGCCACCTAAGAAATTCTACAGGATTTTTATTATAACTATTACATATGGACTAGTAGGTCTCTATTAACGTGACTTCGAGATGGTTCTTTATCCTAGCCTAAAAATATATCCTTTCATATATTCCCTTATAGTCAAATGAATAACTCGGACAAGCAGATTTTTCAAAGCTTTAATTGACGTTTTTTCACTCTCTGTACTGACAACAAGCGGAATTCGCTCTCAATGCTAAAACCTGGAAGAGATTAAATCAAAACAGTTGAACATTTTTTATCCGTAATAGAAAGGCTCTTTATTATGAATTTCGGAAGTCTAAAAGGCTGACTTCATGAACCTTCGTGGAATGCCTACCTTTCCAGTATTTTCACGGGGGGGTTCTCGGAAAAGTGTATCTTTTTTCCCCAGGTGCATTTACTATGTACACTTACAGCAAATAAACAAGCAAACCATTCGTGTATATCGCTACTTAATAAGCCACTAATCAAGTTTTGCCACATTTTGCCGGTTTTTTGTTGTCCAGTCAGAGGAAACTGTAATGGAACAACAAAGAACAGAACCCAGCTCTCCCGGTTTTAACTGGTAATCCACATGCATGTGTACGGGAGCGTGCATGGGCTATGCATATGACGAGAGTGGCTTACtgtgtatttttaatttttagtctCCTTATCTTCAGCTGATGATGCCTGcttgtgtttcatttgaagGAATAAACAACGTTTACTCACAGTTCGGTAGAAGGAGTACAGGTCTAGCTGCAAACTCCACATGTTCTTTTGCAGTTCTCTCGCATGTAACGTCTATATCTTTGATCTTCGCAGAATTTTTTCCAGCCACGGCAATTTCTGTTCTTGTCCTGGCAACTGCTTCCTATGATAAGAGGTCAAACaggaatgatttttttttaaacgttCAGGCGtcaaaacttttcaaagtGATGAGAATCACTCTTTCGTCCTGTAGGAAACCGAGCAATTAGAAAATCATGTTCTGCATTGTCATTTTGCACGGAAAGCAAAGTCTTGTTGAATTAGTTGATACAGGAAAACGTAAATGACTGTTAATCATCGTTAAGGTGTTGACACAACTTGGCGATAGGGACAAGGTAgaatatttttatgttttttcgATGCTAAGCTTTTGTCATAATCATCAAGAAACTGACAAGAAATTTGCAATGTATGACACATTTCTATTCACTGATTGTCTGGGTATCTGCTCCGAACATAGCTTTTCtatttaaccccttaactgccgaatgagcgctcagggcactcatagattttactctgtctaacgccagacgattttacttgtcaaggGGGAAACGCTTGGCCGGGAAAGAGTTAAGTATCTTGCCTTTGTGTGAATGTAAATAGCTTTGAAGTGGCAGCGTATTCTGCAGGTCTTCAGCAAATCCCGAACCGAGTCATGCCTCTCTAAGCTTGGTTGAGGGTTGCgacagcaatttttttttttaattctacgTGACTGGTGCGGTACATTAAAGTCAAACTCAGCGCTGAAAATGGTGAAATATATTTGTTCAAAGTACAGGCACTTATCTAGGCACCAGGCAACGAACAATATTTGAGTTTACGAACGCTTAAAATATAACATGCCATGTAAAACTGAATATAGAGCGGAAATCAAATGACTATCGAAAGTGATCGTTTGATTGGCTCTAACAATGGTGAGTAGTTACTCTACCAATTAGAAACAAGTAAGGTATTGGTGCTGGTTTAAATAGAAAATCAAGTTGACTATTGAAGCAAAGGGTGGTGCATGGTATTGTGTCACGCTATGCTCCTCATTTGTTAGTGAAAACGAGAAAAATTACTTCGTAAATTCGATCGTTttatgattggctgaaaatggtAGTTAAGTTGTGTTTGTGATTGGCTCTGTAATTGGtttggtttcggtttttcgGTAGGCATTTGGAAATGGTTCTATTGATGTTTAACGTACCGCCACCACCACCGCCACCGCCACCACCACCGCCGCTGCTTTCACACTTGTAAAGAAGATTCATTTGTTTTGCGTCTATTGCACTGATACCCCGACGCTGGCCAAACGTGACCTAAAGAGAAGAATTGACGGTAGCTTAgtatcttttgttttgccgCATTccaacaataaaacaataccctcttgttttgaaaacgtgTTTGTGAAGTGCGGTTTTAgaaatgaattgaagaaatgatcctcgcactcGTTGGACAATtcaagcaattgtctcatgtgtgcacttgaaaaattcaggtgacttcaacgggattcgcaACGATGCACTggtatcgcagaggtcatgatGGGTTCGAAGTCACCTGCACATATGAAACAATTGCTTacattgtccagcaagtgcgacgATCATTTCTTGCTTTGGAAACTTAGtcaagcaacaacaacaacacagcAAAATTATAGTCCAGCTCTTAGCATTGCAGTAAGAGCACCTGCTTGCCAACAAAACATCTCTTGACAATAAATACAAAAAGGACAGGTGTACATTTCCCTTTAGCGTAGACTGCCGATTAAACTTAGCATGCAAAATAATGACTACAAAACGTTGTGAGGGTGTGAAAGTTTATCCTCTCCGCTACAGCAAGAAAGACGCTTAATGTGCACTGTTGCACCTCGCAATCGGGCAGTTCAAGCATTGAAAACGGCAAGCTGAGTGTaaagtcatttcaaaataattttgcaaaatctaAAATATTTGGCAATGAGCCTTTGTTCAATCTCTTTCACGTTTTAAAAAACGGATTTCGAACCTGTGACCTCTGCGGTTCCTGTGCAGTGGTCTATCAATTGCTTGTCATTTTGTTGCTAGCAACTGGGATCTGAGGCTTCCCTGTCGTTACTGTCCACGTCAAATTCATAACCCCCCATGATCTCCTGTCTTCCATATATACTTAAAGCGGATATATTTTCTCATACCTGATGGTGAGTCATTGTATGCAAGGTGCGTCAGGTATTGAAAGACGTTACTCCAATTTTTACAATGTCATTATTGAAGGTATGATCATTCCgccaagttgtttttttgatACGTCGCGAAAATATATGTACTGAAAGTTTGTGTGCGCATGTGCAGTTATTTCTCCAGCACCGTCGTTTCCATTGTCATTTTGCTTGATTAACCCTGATGATTTGATTCCTAACTGCATTGCGAACTTTAAGACCAATTTTCGTCAGCGTGAGCACAAGCAACACAAGAAAAGTTGGAAGAGTTTTGATCGTCGGTTCGTTTTGCGAGGACAATACGCGTTAATTATCAATCACAAGTTTCTGAggtgtttcatttcttcatcACAAATAATGATTGCATCATACCCCTGATCTCTTGGCAACGATGGTTGGTCTTCCATTCTTGGAAAATGCCCTGCTCCCATAATGCATTACGCTTCCATAATCGTATTTGGTTCCTAGTGAATCTATAGTTCCGCGGTTGTACTTGTTGAAGTTGAATTTGTTCCCTGAAAAGGGCCAGAATAAGTGTGCTTCACTACAACAGAACAACGTCGAGACaaaaatagaagaaaaaaagaaactatccATCCATTGGCGAAGGAAAAACCCATGGTTTCTCAAGTTAACTAGAACAAACAGAAAATTGCTTTATCAGCAGAGTTAAGGTGTGGTTGTTCTCTAAAGCAAGTTTTCTGTTTGCTCTATTTTCCTTCCCTTATTACTGTTCCCCGCTTTCAGTTGATACTTCTCATTGGGAAGTGATTTAGCATAAAGAGTTCAGAGTACGGCTTTGCATGTGCGCCTCCTTGTGTATCGTgatctggggcccgtttcttgaaagtcccgaaaactttctGGAcctgaaaagccattcgtaaaactccaacccgcctattttgtaaagctgggtttttgatatgttgtaaagggaataaatattaaaataactggcaagtttcgtgcctcgaggcgccttcgttttgaagataaaaagagaattatgtcacccgaaatgcgcccgaaaagtttcgggactttcgagaaacgggcccctgatGTTTGATTTCTGATCAGCTGATACATCAGCTAAATAAGGCCTTATCAAATAAAGGAGATTattccatttttaaaattctgcttcatttgtttttcttcttccattGCAATTAATTCTTTCCAAACTTACCTTCAACGATGTTGTCCCACACGATCGTCACGTAATTGTCGCGGTCGGGGCGTGATTGTTCATGGTAGAATCCAAGAGCATGACCTGATAACAGCAAGGTATAACAAAGGTTAAAACTTCAAATAAGTCcccttgaaaaatttttcgcTCTCTGCAACTAATGCCATCAGTaccaggaaaaaaatgaacgaTGAAACTCGCAAGAATTCCGGTCCCCAAAATGCGTCATAATTATTTGGGGTTTCGGCGAATCGATGAAAAAGCGAAGAAGTTGTTCATAGCATTATGATGGCAAACTAGCCTTGCTGTTGTTCAGAGTGGAAGGTTCTCTGTGTTATTTAAAACTGTCTTATGATTGAAATCAGCGGGTAGATATATGAAAAATCGTCAAGTGGGCTTTATGGGTAAACAATGTCTCATGCCAGGCTTTTCACATTGCCTACGAACTGTTGTGTAAATGTTGTAAAGGAGATGAAACCAAGGGAACGATAACAACGTAATAGCCTGTTGTGTAAACCCTGGCCTGAGCTGTCTCTCCTGAAGTCCTCAATTATTACATAACTTACCAATTTCATGAGCCACAATACCCTTGTACCAGCATCCACTTCCAAGATGGATATCTTGCCTACTACCAGTCCGCCCAACGTAAGATGAGCACCTGAAAAAAGGGCCGGTGACACACCACAGTCGTTAACACTAAAGCATAAGATAATCTGTTTGTTGTGTTCAACGAAGGACGAAGCACTTCATAATTTTGGGTGTCCTGTGGTTTCAAAGGTGCCTTTTTTTGGAGATTTTTTCGTCGACTGTCTGCATTTTCTGCGTCATTTTGAATGACGTCATACGTTATATCCACTTCGTACTACAGCAAACCGATTAGATCACTTGTTTAATACCACGCTCTCTACTAAATCTCCGAGTTTTTGCAGTTTACTTACCCGGAGCCAAGTTTAAAGTTCGCATATGCTCGTTCATTTGTTCTTCTCTTGAAGCGAATGCAAGTCTTGCTGGTCCATTCCGCCATCCCGTCTCTGATTGCTTGCATCGCTTTTCTACTCCTCGCTTAAATCAGAcagattttgtttcattggttTGTGCAAATCAAATTGGATTCATAACGAATTGAATCCGGTGATTGAAATCTGGTCAGTCTGGCTGGGAAATAAGGCCTCGAAGTTTAAGGAGAAACAGCTTGGAGAGACTCTTCTCTCATACAAGTAAGGGTCTGTCTGTACATTCTTATACGCGGCAATACAaagaacagaaagaaaaatgccGCACGTCTGTCTTCAGCTTAAATTTCAAGGAAGAAATATTTGTAACCAAATGTAAGCGAACTTACAAATTGCGAATAATGAAAGACATCTAATGGCGTGACTTTTAAGTCTTGGAAaggataattttgttttacgCTGTGATCATCTGGTTTCCAGCGAAGTAGTACTTATGTcatgatgtttttctttttagaaacATACTTAGACTGGAGTCTATCACGTATGCCATCACTCCACGTGGCCACTGCCTGTTCACTGTTGAACCTCTTCCATAAGGAGCATCAATGTCCAACCCCAATGTGGCTGCCAAACGTTGCTCAGTGGTCAGGAGCATGTCACCTTCATACAGATCCGGGTCATAGCTAGCCTCATTCTCTAACAAAGGTAAGAAAAGCTTTGTTTCAATTCGGACAAGCATGGAAATCGCTATCACTTGTTAAAGGAGAAATGTTAAGGGGTTTGGAGACAGTTTTGCTGTATGTCATCTCGTTATTTACAAACTACGTTTAGGGTACATTACCTTACAAAGTATAGGTTAAGGAACTAAAGGAGAAAAAGCTGCTGTATTTTCCAATAAAGTCCAAGGGAACAACTTAGCTTAacacttttcagacaaaacaAAGCCCAGTCAAGTTCGTACACTGAGTTGCAAATCGCCCCAGAAAATACTTTTTGAAAGTCAACTTAACACTTTTGAACATAAAGGGACAGTGAATTcgtaaaattttgaaattcccaGGAAATAATCTGTTGGAGCAAAAATTTCAATACATGTCCAacgtatagctgtgtataatTCAGGCTTCTTTGCGTAGGCATTGCAATTGTCCGCGAAGCCAAAACGACTTAAGCCACCTCTGTTTCAGGGTTAGCGTTTTGCTTATAGCTGGTTTCAGCCTGATGATGCAAATTGTTCTAATATCTTCAACTCTTAGATGGTAAATTTAGTCGTTTCGGCATTTTTCATGAAACTTGATATGAAATTAATTACTATTTTTCTTGACAAGATATATATCCGGCCTAGGCTCCCCATGTAAAGATATCATACAGAAAGGTAGATTACATTTTGCTACAGTATGCATGTGAAGAAATATTCCAAGCTATAGATTGCCCCAAAGACAAAAGATTCCGCGCGCAGAGCAGCACCACCCGAAATACGAAATCCCTTGATGTGCTAGTAGTGTAAATTgtgtttaaaatgaaattcctGCCATATCATGTATAGACGATTTAAAGATCTATTAACTGTTTTACCTTCTGGGTTCTCCGCAGCAGCAAGAGTTACACACAGTGCGAACACGCACAGCCACTTCATGATGCATTAACGCCTCTTTTACACTAACcaacaacatgaaaaaagCTAGGGTagtaaatttattgaaaaagttTGGACATCAGCTGCACAGTTGTGTAATTTTCCAttataaaaagacaaaatttgtcttgcgtgtgaagaaattgaattgaagaCAGGACAACATTCTTTCAAATTCATCTGCGACAGGTGTAACcgcaatgtttttttccaggtTCATGAGAAAATTCGATGTTGAAACAACTTATACCTGATCAAATAACGGAACAGCAGAAAACAAAGTTTCTGGCAACCACAATTGATCTTATCCAGTATGAGCCATTCCGTTGAAGGATGAAAGACCAAGTCGCTTCTTGTCCCACTTTCTCACGACGttaggtttgaatttaaatttgaggCTTGCAATTATTATGAAAAGCGTTCAggaattgttttaaaactttttcttggtttcaaagtaaaatgagATGAAATATAATAAGAGAAGAAAACGCTCTCCTTAATTTTAGATACGATAGGTTTTATCACCTAGGTAACATTCTAGACACCATGCATTTCtgtttctatttttctttcttaactGTGACCGTCAAGCCCACGCGGTCTAACAAACTTAGAGTAGGCCCTAGTCAACATTGGAAGACGAAACATTGCAATTCCCCGATTGAATTGCGTAGAGAAAATGTAATAAGTGCGGCGGTTATCTACTGTATTTGAAACTTGATTGTATTATCGTATGGCCGTGGTTCAATAATCAGCAACTAGATATTCTTAAGTTTGTTTCACATAGCAGCAAGATTTGGTGAATGTTTCTTTATGACACTATTCAAAACTGTAGCGTTTACACAactgtttaaatttgtttatggACTCTGCAACTccgttttttcctttttacaaatccacaaatttattttttattttacacgAAATATTGATATATGAAAATATAACATTTACCTTGCTGTGTACTTAAGAAACCGGCGCGCCAGTCTTAAAGAAATGGATACGTAAAATGAGATCGTCGGTTGTTTActttaattaatttgaaaatggaaCTCTCTATGCACAGCTTCACCGCTGCCAAACCAGTCCCTGTCCAAATATGATGCACAAACGTTTTCTTAAAATTGTGAATCTTAATTGCCACCTTGCAAATGTGAAGTTGGCGAAAATAAGGATTCTCAtgcagcattcattttttctctaAATTCTGCTTTATATAAGTTTCATTCTGAGTGCAATCTTTTAACTTTCTCTCTACCCTAGTACAACTCAAGGAATTCAGGCCCGTAGGGAGGGGGGGTGAGAAGGGTGCGCCTACACCCCCCCTCACAGGCTGCAGAGGTCCACTTCATGCTGACCAACGATTTGTTAGGCTTGAGCTTGGCACACTACTGAAAGATCATGATGGTCAACAGTCATGGTTTGCTCCAGAAAACCCAGtgaataatatataatataaatataatgtttttgttctttttaaataGTGACATTCTGAAACTGTTAAATACGAGCAAAAAGTACTATCTATACGCCAGAAACATCCATTTCGAAGTTCAACGGTTTGAGTAAtgtgaaatgatatatgaaatattt is a window of Acropora palmata chromosome 4, jaAcrPala1.3, whole genome shotgun sequence DNA encoding:
- the LOC141878694 gene encoding zinc metalloproteinase nas-15-like, with protein sequence MKWLCVFALCVTLAAAENPEENEASYDPDLYEGDMLLTTEQRLAATLGLDIDAPYGRGSTVNRQWPRGVMAYVIDSSLTRSRKAMQAIRDGMAEWTSKTCIRFKRRTNERAYANFKLGSGCSSYVGRTGSRQDIHLGSGCWYKGIVAHEIGHALGFYHEQSRPDRDNYVTIVWDNIVEGNKFNFNKYNRGTIDSLGTKYDYGSVMHYGSRAFSKNGRPTIVAKRSGVTFGQRRGISAIDAKQMNLLYKCESSGGGGGGGGGGGGSSCQDKNRNCRGWKKFCEDQRYRRYMRENCKRTCGVCS